In the Kitasatospora terrestris genome, one interval contains:
- a CDS encoding ACT domain-containing protein, which translates to MAGERDLRTLLSGMHPVLNPGRYVYCTFPAKVPAGLRPVVSVAEEEGVTVVVPQEEADSLGLRYEYVAAWITLRIHSALDAVGLTAAVAACLADEGVSCNVVAGFHHDHLFVTADDADRALSALQSLSAAPPA; encoded by the coding sequence ATGGCTGGCGAACGAGACCTCAGAACCCTGCTCAGCGGCATGCACCCCGTCCTCAATCCGGGCCGCTACGTGTACTGCACCTTCCCCGCCAAGGTCCCGGCCGGACTCCGGCCGGTGGTCTCGGTCGCCGAGGAGGAGGGCGTCACCGTCGTCGTCCCGCAGGAGGAAGCCGACTCGCTCGGGCTTCGCTACGAGTACGTCGCGGCCTGGATCACCCTGCGGATCCACTCCGCACTCGACGCGGTCGGACTCACCGCCGCCGTCGCCGCCTGCCTCGCGGACGAGGGCGTCAGTTGCAACGTGGTCGCCGGCTTCCACCACGACCACCTCTTCGTCACCGCCGACGACGCCGACCGCGCACTGAGCGCCCTTCAGTCGCTCTCCGCCGCTCCGCCCGCGTAG
- a CDS encoding serine hydrolase domain-containing protein: MALTPRHQTPDAWTSAAIDALGASLDTAIHDAGVPGGVLAVGQVALPADPVSRPPADRPPSDPPPAAPPPSDRPPARAVSGRGILGAECGAAAPDGRTRYDMASLTKVVATWPLIGRAVRDGLLDPDAPLRTYLPDAPAPGRDLTTRHLMTHTSGMLPSTGLARYQLSGRSLLDHLCAEPLVDVPGARHRYIDRGFVLLGLLLPIIRNRPLHELAAEFWQELGLGSTCYGPLARSARVAPTEARLAGAPRTWGIPHDPSAALLGGVAGHAGVFSTAADLATFAEHLLTPANPLADWFELSRQPATAVEPGLLRGLAWIVTADGTAAYHHGYTGTSLYLSPPTGRYIVLCTNAVYHGWQRTRLAPVRDLALRTLTS; encoded by the coding sequence ATGGCACTCACGCCCCGTCATCAGACACCCGACGCGTGGACGTCGGCCGCCATCGACGCGCTCGGTGCGAGCCTCGACACCGCGATCCATGACGCCGGCGTCCCCGGCGGCGTGCTCGCCGTCGGACAGGTGGCCCTCCCTGCCGACCCGGTCTCCCGCCCACCCGCCGACCGTCCCCCCTCCGACCCTCCTCCCGCCGCCCCTCCCCCCTCCGACCGTCCTCCCGCCCGGGCGGTGAGCGGCCGGGGCATCCTCGGAGCGGAGTGCGGCGCCGCCGCACCCGACGGCCGCACCCGATACGACATGGCCTCCCTCACCAAGGTCGTGGCGACCTGGCCGCTGATCGGCCGGGCCGTCCGCGACGGACTGCTCGATCCGGACGCACCCCTGAGGACGTACCTCCCGGACGCCCCGGCTCCGGGACGTGATCTGACCACCCGCCACCTCATGACCCACACCTCCGGCATGCTCCCCAGCACCGGGCTGGCCCGCTACCAGCTCAGCGGCCGCTCGCTGCTCGACCACCTGTGCGCCGAGCCGCTCGTCGACGTCCCCGGGGCCCGGCACCGCTACATCGACCGCGGCTTCGTCCTGCTCGGACTTCTTCTGCCGATCATCCGCAACCGCCCCCTCCATGAACTCGCCGCCGAGTTCTGGCAGGAACTCGGGCTGGGCTCCACCTGTTACGGGCCACTCGCCCGCTCCGCCCGGGTCGCCCCGACCGAGGCGCGGCTGGCGGGCGCCCCCCGCACCTGGGGCATTCCGCACGACCCGTCCGCCGCCCTGCTGGGCGGAGTCGCGGGCCACGCCGGTGTCTTCTCCACCGCCGCCGACCTCGCCACCTTCGCCGAGCACCTCCTGACCCCGGCGAACCCACTGGCGGACTGGTTCGAGTTGAGCCGGCAGCCCGCGACCGCGGTGGAGCCGGGACTCCTTCGTGGACTCGCCTGGATCGTCACCGCCGACGGCACAGCCGCCTACCACCACGGCTACACCGGCACCAGCCTCTACCTGTCGCCCCCGACCGGCCGGTACATCGTCCTGTGCACCAACGCCGTCTACCACGGCTGGCAGCGCACCCGGCTGGCCCCCGTCCGCGACCTGGCCCTGCGCACCCTCACGAGCTGA
- a CDS encoding SpoIIE family protein phosphatase, with translation MTDGQWEQLPMSFRQLLEGTPAGVGVLDTSLRYLYVNPTLARMNGVPAEAHIGHTIAELLPGIDAREEVLRAVIADGRPREVTSSGHTRASSPLRRRYWHGAYHRLEQDGRPIGLVGIVLEVTASRQQQHELEQARSRLALLDAAATRIGTTLDMDITCGELADFLVPQLADIATVEVLPHPDSFHARRRSDGGLRLRRAAMAARPELLDSARVLGTRGEYVDYQPSSAIPRCLASGQSIIDNRLSDDELGLSAPNTDRVAIYREIGIHSGMIVPLAARGHRVGTVTLMRVGESPMFSQDDAVAAEDLARRAAISLDNARRYTREHTVAVDLQRALLAEPGAPHPDLTVSFRYRPAGTSALVGGDWYETVALPDGRTLLAIGDVMGHGLEAAAEMSHYQAMLRAMALMEPAADLLLGRMDDLASRVHEYRPATCMVVFVDPSRGECSYASAGHLPPAVVRPDGAVELMPVEPGPPLGTGMGGYRARTAELPYGHTLLLFTDGLVERRGEDIDRSLSRLTDHRLPLDDGPPVLLDDLLDAVLAGAPRPAEDDIALLAATAATRPAPEHGNTVDERIPGNGGRRP, from the coding sequence GTGACCGACGGCCAGTGGGAGCAGCTGCCGATGTCCTTCCGCCAGCTGTTGGAGGGCACCCCGGCCGGTGTCGGCGTGCTCGACACCTCGCTCCGCTACCTCTATGTGAACCCGACGCTGGCCCGGATGAACGGGGTACCGGCCGAGGCTCACATCGGCCACACCATCGCCGAGCTGCTCCCGGGGATCGACGCGCGGGAGGAGGTCCTGCGCGCGGTGATCGCCGACGGCCGTCCGCGCGAGGTCACCTCCAGCGGCCACACCCGGGCGAGCTCACCGCTCAGACGGCGCTACTGGCACGGCGCCTACCACCGGCTGGAGCAGGACGGCCGGCCGATCGGGCTGGTCGGGATCGTCCTGGAAGTCACCGCCTCGCGCCAGCAGCAGCACGAGCTGGAGCAGGCCCGGAGCCGCCTCGCCCTGCTCGACGCCGCCGCCACCAGGATCGGCACGACGCTGGACATGGACATCACCTGCGGCGAGCTCGCGGATTTCCTGGTGCCGCAGCTCGCGGACATCGCGACCGTCGAGGTGCTGCCGCACCCGGACAGCTTCCACGCGCGCCGCAGGTCCGACGGCGGTCTCCGCCTGCGCCGCGCCGCCATGGCGGCCCGGCCTGAGCTGCTGGATTCGGCCCGGGTGCTGGGCACCCGCGGTGAATACGTCGACTACCAGCCGAGCTCGGCGATCCCGCGCTGCCTCGCCAGCGGCCAGTCGATCATCGACAACCGGTTGTCCGACGACGAGCTCGGCCTCTCCGCACCCAACACCGACCGGGTCGCGATCTACCGGGAGATCGGGATCCACTCCGGGATGATCGTGCCACTGGCCGCCCGGGGCCACCGGGTCGGCACGGTCACGCTGATGCGGGTCGGCGAGTCGCCGATGTTCTCGCAGGACGACGCGGTGGCGGCCGAGGACCTTGCGCGCCGGGCGGCGATCAGCCTGGACAACGCCCGCCGCTACACCCGGGAGCACACCGTGGCGGTCGACCTCCAGCGGGCGCTGCTGGCCGAGCCGGGCGCCCCGCACCCCGACCTCACGGTGTCGTTCCGCTACCGTCCCGCCGGTACCAGCGCCCTGGTCGGGGGCGACTGGTACGAGACCGTGGCGCTGCCCGACGGGCGGACGCTACTGGCGATCGGTGACGTGATGGGCCACGGCCTGGAGGCGGCGGCCGAGATGAGCCACTACCAGGCCATGTTGAGAGCCATGGCCCTGATGGAGCCTGCCGCCGACCTCCTGCTCGGACGGATGGACGACCTGGCGAGCCGCGTCCACGAGTACCGTCCGGCCACCTGCATGGTGGTCTTCGTGGATCCGTCCCGCGGGGAATGCAGTTACGCGAGCGCCGGGCACCTACCTCCCGCCGTGGTCCGGCCGGACGGCGCGGTCGAGCTGATGCCGGTGGAGCCGGGGCCACCGCTCGGCACCGGCATGGGTGGCTACCGGGCCCGGACGGCCGAACTGCCCTACGGACACACCTTGCTGCTCTTCACCGACGGGCTGGTGGAGCGCCGCGGAGAGGACATCGACCGCTCGCTGAGTCGGCTCACCGACCATCGGCTCCCGCTGGACGACGGCCCGCCGGTCCTGCTGGACGACCTGCTGGACGCTGTCCTGGCCGGTGCTCCCCGTCCGGCCGAGGACGACATCGCCCTGCTGGCGGCCACCGCTGCCACCCGACCGGCGCCGGAACACGGCAACACGGTGGACGAGCGGATACCAGGCAACGGTGGTCGGCGGCCCTGA
- a CDS encoding DUF7144 family membrane protein yields the protein MSTATGGPSAPPPSANRSTGGAPRVGNSGWVTGMVLFAGVVMMVNGILEIFQGIMAIAEDDVFVKTPKYIFQFDLTGWGWIHLIIGVLVAVTGFGVIRGASWARIVGIFLASLSMISAFLSLPYYPLWSLVVVALDVFVIWALCIYRED from the coding sequence ATGAGCACTGCAACAGGCGGCCCGTCCGCACCTCCCCCGTCCGCGAACCGCTCGACCGGCGGAGCCCCGCGCGTCGGGAACAGCGGCTGGGTGACCGGCATGGTGCTGTTCGCCGGTGTGGTCATGATGGTCAACGGAATCCTGGAGATCTTCCAGGGGATCATGGCCATCGCCGAGGACGACGTCTTCGTCAAGACCCCCAAGTACATCTTCCAGTTCGACCTGACAGGCTGGGGCTGGATCCACCTGATCATCGGCGTGCTGGTCGCCGTGACCGGCTTCGGAGTCATCCGCGGCGCGTCGTGGGCTCGGATCGTCGGCATCTTCCTGGCCTCCCTCAGCATGATCAGCGCGTTCCTCTCGCTGCCGTACTACCCGCTGTGGTCACTCGTGGTGGTGGCGCTGGACGTGTTCGTGATCTGGGCGCTGTGCATCTACCGGGAGGACTGA
- a CDS encoding heme-binding protein, translating into MKKMTTRARVLTGGITLAAVGAGVFGAVAANAETAQAPAAVKVDEAKKNTAETSHLTIDAATRAAQATLDAAEQAGQHVSVAVVDRNGNTIVTLRGDGAGPQSYESAQRKAYTAVSWNAPTSELAKRLAQAPNLKDIPGTLFLGGGAPVQLKGAPIAGIGVAGAPSGDQDEQFAQAGVAELAK; encoded by the coding sequence ATGAAGAAGATGACCACCCGGGCCCGTGTCCTCACCGGCGGTATCACCCTCGCGGCGGTCGGTGCGGGCGTGTTCGGCGCGGTCGCGGCCAACGCCGAGACGGCCCAGGCCCCTGCGGCGGTCAAGGTCGACGAGGCCAAGAAGAACACGGCCGAGACCAGCCACCTGACCATCGACGCCGCCACCCGGGCGGCCCAGGCCACGCTGGACGCCGCGGAGCAGGCCGGTCAGCACGTCTCCGTGGCGGTCGTCGACCGCAACGGCAACACCATCGTGACCCTGCGTGGCGACGGCGCCGGCCCGCAGTCCTACGAGTCGGCCCAGCGCAAGGCCTACACCGCCGTCTCGTGGAACGCCCCGACCTCTGAGCTGGCCAAGCGCCTCGCCCAGGCGCCCAACCTGAAGGACATCCCCGGCACGCTGTTCCTCGGCGGTGGCGCCCCGGTCCAGCTGAAGGGCGCCCCGATCGCGGGCATCGGTGTCGCCGGTGCGCCCAGCGGCGACCAGGACGAGCAGTTCGCCCAGGCCGGTGTGGCCGAGCTCGCGAAGTAG
- a CDS encoding sensor histidine kinase, with protein sequence MRRPLPQAVDPDAGWLAAVMRLAFLLLLGTALLRYLDHHLHSALTPWVIGLSIALGITHLRGRAERRPAWLAVLLALWVVLVLMAPSFAWCAIPLLYTVLRALPAKAAIALVSVLTALVVVAELRLADSFDPTLPLLPPAVAALATAVFLHMERQGARQRALIIDLISTRRELAATERREGALAERERLAVEIHDSLAQGLSSQQMLLQAADRTWENDPGTARTHVRTANSIAARNLAEARRFVHDLAPADLADLGTLDAALRALAEREAAESGLPVRFHLDGTPVPMPTTAEAALLRIAQGALANIREHSDASAAAITLSYLGDQAVLDVVDDGRGFSPDQTSGSPTSSSSAARDLRHRGGSGRSPRFSGSSRSARSSGRSDDSLDPSDSGSNGPDGRRAPTRARREQNSRGHGLPAMRARLRQLGGSLTIESVQGEGTVVSASIPLDPRPGIDPRHIAHPTAPTTLERR encoded by the coding sequence ATGCGTCGCCCCCTGCCCCAAGCCGTCGACCCGGACGCGGGTTGGCTCGCCGCCGTGATGCGGCTGGCCTTCCTGCTGCTCCTCGGTACCGCCCTGCTGCGATACCTCGACCACCACCTGCACAGCGCCCTCACCCCCTGGGTGATCGGCCTGAGCATCGCGCTGGGCATCACCCACCTGCGGGGCCGGGCCGAGCGCCGGCCCGCCTGGCTGGCCGTCCTGCTCGCGCTCTGGGTGGTGCTGGTGCTGATGGCGCCGAGCTTCGCGTGGTGCGCCATCCCCCTGCTCTACACGGTGCTGCGTGCCCTCCCCGCCAAGGCCGCGATCGCCCTGGTCTCCGTCCTCACCGCCCTCGTCGTGGTGGCCGAGCTGAGGCTGGCCGACAGCTTCGACCCCACGCTTCCGCTCCTCCCGCCCGCCGTCGCAGCCCTCGCCACCGCGGTCTTCCTCCACATGGAACGGCAGGGTGCCCGCCAACGGGCCCTGATCATCGACCTGATCTCCACCCGGCGGGAGCTCGCCGCCACCGAGCGGCGCGAAGGCGCCCTCGCCGAACGGGAGCGGCTGGCCGTGGAGATCCACGACAGCCTGGCCCAGGGTCTCTCCAGCCAGCAGATGCTGCTCCAGGCCGCCGACCGCACCTGGGAGAACGACCCCGGCACCGCCCGCACCCACGTGCGCACCGCCAACTCGATAGCCGCCCGCAACCTCGCCGAGGCCCGCAGGTTCGTCCATGACCTCGCCCCGGCCGACCTCGCCGACCTGGGGACGTTGGACGCCGCACTCCGAGCGCTGGCCGAGCGCGAGGCCGCCGAGAGCGGCCTGCCCGTCCGCTTCCACCTGGACGGCACGCCCGTCCCGATGCCCACCACCGCCGAGGCCGCGCTGCTCCGGATCGCGCAGGGCGCCCTCGCCAACATCCGCGAGCACTCCGACGCCTCCGCCGCCGCGATCACCCTGTCCTACCTCGGCGACCAGGCCGTCCTCGACGTGGTCGACGACGGCCGCGGATTCAGCCCCGACCAGACCTCAGGGTCGCCCACTTCCTCGTCCTCCGCAGCCCGCGACCTCCGCCATCGCGGCGGCTCCGGCCGTTCCCCCCGCTTCAGCGGCTCCAGCCGCTCCGCCCGCTCCAGCGGCCGCTCCGACGATTCCCTCGACCCGAGCGACTCCGGGAGCAACGGCCCGGACGGCAGGCGCGCCCCCACCCGCGCTCGCCGTGAACAGAACAGCCGCGGCCACGGCCTGCCTGCCATGCGAGCCCGGCTGCGCCAGCTGGGCGGCAGTCTGACCATCGAGTCCGTCCAAGGCGAAGGCACCGTCGTCTCCGCCTCGATACCGCTCGACCCCCGCCCGGGCATCGACCCGCGCCACATCGCGCACCCCACCGCACCGACCACGCTGGAGCGTCGATGA